TGAAAGATGCGCACATGGCCGGCGTCGCTTCCATTACCATCGTTGTTGCCGGTGCCGATGGCGATGGTGTTCGCATTGGGCATGCTGATGCCGCCACCACCCATGAGGTCATCTTCCGCTTCACCGAAAATGCCGTTCCCTTTTTCTACCCAGCTAGTACCGTTCCAATCGTAAATGCGCACGCTACCAGCGTTGGTGCCATTGGTGTCATCGTAAGCTGAACCCACTGCAAGGGTATTTGCACTTGGCATGGCAAGTCGGGCACCCCATCCTGTGAAAGTGGCTTCACCTTCGATTGCACTTCCCTTTTGTATCCAAGCACTACCATCCCATTCGAAGATACGTGCATGACCGGCATTAGTTGCGGCGCCATCATTGTAAGGTGCACCTATAGCAACCGTGTTCGCATCAGGCATGCACACATCCCATCCGGCATTATCGCCTGCAGCTTCGCCGTCAATGTCAGTTCCTTTCTGCTCCCAATCCATTCCGTTCCACGTGTATATGCGAACATGGCCGGCATTGGCGCCGTTACCATCATTGAACGTCGCGCCAATAGCAACGGTAAATGCATCGGGCATGCTCACCTGTCCGCCAAAACCATCACCCAGCCCTTCGCCTAGTAGGGTCGACCCTTTCTGGAGCCAAGCTGATCCGCTCCATTCAAAGATGCGCACATGTCCGGGACGGGTACCCAACAGGTTGTATTCGGTAGCACCAATTGCGACCATATCCGGATTCGGCATACTCACGGACCAACCGTCGTTATCAGCAATTGCAGGACCATCGATGTCCGCTCCTTTTTGTACCCATGAACCGGAAATCCACGCATACACACGTACGTGACCAGCATCTGAACCAGCATCACTATTCCCTGATGCACCAATAGCAACTGTATACAGATCCGGCATGCTTACTACCCTCCCAGATCTATCCCCTTCTGCCTCGCCATCAATGTCATTTCCTAGTTGCACTTGCGCCTGCACGCCGAACGCGAATAGCACGGCCACGGAAAGCAATGCATTGGAAAAAGTTGGGATCACGTTCATGTGCATTCCGTTGGTGGCGTGTTGAGTGAATGATCGCAGCGCATGCTGGAATAACCAAACCAAGGTAGTGCATTTTACACGGGTGCAGGATCTTCACCGAACGGCGGAAGTTCGCACACCGGTTCCTTGCGCTTGCGGAACATGCGTAATTCGGAACAGAAAATTCGACGGTGTCAACGAAGTTCGAAAACAATCAGATCCGTTTCGCTACATTGCATTTTAATGGGACGTTCCGTTGTGCATTTGATGATGCTGTTCTGTTGTATCCTGCTCTTGGGTACAGTTGGCATTGCGCAACCATCCGCAGCATCTTCCTTGAACCGCATACAGACGTTGGTACACGGAACGGTTTCGCCGCAGCACGCCCACCAAGCCGCCATGATCCTGCGCGCACGACCCGGAGTGGTCCTATGCAGAGTTGATCATAACACACATAACATTCTACTGCATGTGGATCCTGCATGCACCATCACCTTGGCGGATATGAACCAGTTACTTGCACCGGTAGCGATGTCCGTTTCCTGCTTCATTCGCACTCCCTCCATTACCGCTCCGTTCAAACACCTCGACCCTGCACAATGTGGGGAAGCCCCTATTCGCAGATGAGGGCATCGGTGATACGCACCCTCGCTATTCTGTGTGCTTTGGCACCGGCCAGCGTGGTGTACGGGCAATGCACCAACTACACCATTACCGTTGGCGGTGGGTTCTATGACTATGAGATCGATTGGGAGCTGGTGAATGATCTGGGTGTGGTGGTCGCTACCGGGTTGGCGCCTACTACCATAACCACGTGCCAACCGGACGGGTGCTATCAATTCAACCTCTACGACACGTTCGGTGATGGTTGGAATGGTGCGACCTATACCGTGGCCGTTACCGCAACGGGTGTGGTGGTCGGCACAGGCACCTTGGGCAACGGGAGTTTCGGTACCATGCAGGTCTCCTTGGGTGGCGGTTGTTCCAGCGGAAATTGCGATCAGTACACGATGGTGGTCACTGCAGGGTTGTATCCCACAGAGATCAGTTGGAATCTGATCAACGGAGCGAATACCGTAGCGTCGGGTTTTGCACCCACAACGCTTTCGTTGTGTTTGGATACGGGTTGCATAACACTGCAAATGTTCGATGATTTCGGTGACGGCTGGGATGGCGCAACATGGACCCTGAACGACGACCTTGGCAATCCCGTACAGACCGGGCAGTTGTCCACGGGCGCTTTTGGGCAGTCCACTTTTCCGTTAGGTGTGCCGGCTACCAATTGCACGAATTCGGGCCCTGTTACCGCTAGTGATTGTCCGGATGCGGTGAACATCTGCACCAATGTCAGTTTCGCAATAGACCCGAATGGTATCGGTACCATGAATGAGATCCCACCACTCGGTTCCTATGGCAATCCGCTCCTTACGTGGGGTGATGGAACACTCAGTCCTTGGGGTTCCGACAATGAAGGATGTTTGCAGAACAATGAACTGAACAGTACGTGGATGGTGGTGAACATTTCACAAGGTGGTCTGCTGGAATTCACGTTCGGTGGGTTGGGTACGCAAGCAGGTTTTTATGATTGGATCATGTACCCCTATTCGGCCGGTACGTGCAGCGATATTCCTGCGAACGCACAAGCACCGGTGACCTGTAATTGGAATTGGGTCAGCTTCGGTGGAACAGGATTGGCTTCCACGGTTCCCGGCGGAGGCGATCCAGGGAATTACGAACCTCCGTTGGCCGTGCAGACCGGCGAGCAATACCTTATCTGCTTCAGTAACTGGAGTTCCGTTTCTACGGTTGTGCCACTGCAGTTCGGTGGCACGGCGGTGGTCAGTTGCGAGCCGGTGGTTCTTCCGATCGAACTGCTTTCATTCGAGACAATGACCATAACCGATGGCGTCGAATTGAATTGGGTAACGGCCTCGGAAATGAACACTTCGCATTTCGTTGTGCAACGCTCCGCGGACCTTATCGATTGGCAACCCATAGGCGAGCTCGGTGCGGCAGGTTCTTCATTTACGACGTTGGATTACCGCTTCATGGATACCGATCCGAAGGACGGCGTGAACTATTACCGCTTGCGCATGGTGGACCTTGACGGCACGGAAGAGTTCACTCCAATAGCACAAGCAACATGGGGAGCAAAGGAGCTGTTCGCGTACCCGAACCCGAACGATGGCACATTCCGCGTGCATGGAGTTGGTGGCACATTCGAGGTGATCGACGCCACCGGAAGATCGGTGCACAGCTTGGTCCTGAATCCCGGTTCTGCTGACCCGATCATGCACTTGAATGCACCGGGTATTTACACGCTGGTGAACTCGGACGGATCAACTAACGCTACTACGCGGATAGTGGTGTTTGAATAGGAGTGGTGGGGTGTGGTGTGAACCGTTGGTGTTGCAAGGTCCACTGTGAGAAAGCCCTCATCGGTCCAGATCTATTGTTAGCGAGACCCAACGTAAAAAAATGTATGTTGCATTATTACGGACAGTGTTCTTGGTACAACTTCAAACCAGATCCATTTGAACAATAAGTAACGGTATTGGGAAATTGGTGCGGTCTTTCTTACGGCAATGGGCAAGTTCGTGTTCATGGACTTTCTAGATCTTAAGTTCCTCTTTATTTCCGTGATCATACTTGCTTGGACAGTTTACGTGGTCCGTGAAGCACGCACTGATCCACCGCGCCTGAAAGCTTGGGGATACAGAACGGACAATCTCCGTGCATCGATCAAAACGTTGCTGCCTTTTGCGTTGGTTTCGCTTGTTGCTTGCATTGGCATTGGTGCGTACAACGGCACGCTGAACGTATCATGACACATCCTGCCCATATTGATCCTGTATCCGATATGGGGCATCATCCAACAATTCCTTTTGATCTCGTTGGTCGCAGGAAATCTTCACGACATGCGCCCCCCGAACTTAACGAACTGGCAAATAATTGTGCTTACCGCTACCCTCTTCTCGCTGGTACATTATCCTTTTGTGTGGCTCATGATCCCCACGTTCGTACTTGCACTTGTTTACGGGTATCTGTTCCTTAAAGAAAGGAACATCTATGTACTTGGGTTCTTCCACGGCTGGCTCGGCGCCATTTGCTTTTACACCATAGTGGATCGGGACCCGTTCGTGGAGATCTTTCTTCGTTGAACCCGTACAGGATCTCCGCCAGAAAACCATGCGCTTCCGATGCACTAGGATCAACGAATAAAGTTGCAGTGACTTCCGCCTACTCCTTTACGAATGAAGCAATGCTTGATCCCTCACGGTGGATCATACGCAGCAGATAATGTCCAGGCGAAAGTTCATTGACATCCACTTTGTTCTGACCGTGGATCCAATTAACGATCCTGACCATACGGCCTGTATGATCAACGATCTCCAATGCAATGACATTGAGTTCGGCCTTGATAGTAAATTCGTTCGTAACTGGGTTCGGAAATAGTGAAATACGTTGGGTGCTTTCAATATCCTGTGTACCGGTGAATGTGGGGCACAATTCAACCCTCTCGGATCCCTCTCCAACTACGGTGTTCGGTATTCTTACCGCACCGAATGAGCCGACCGACACCAATGGAGCGGACAATGCAAATGCTGGTATTTCTACTATGATCGGCGGGGTCTTTGGCAGGCAGGTAGTAGATCCATCGGCATCGGTCCGTAAGTGGAGCATCCCTTGCACTGTCGGTTCAACGATCTCACCACCAACGGCAAAGCCACCATTATTGGTGATCACCACCTGATTGTAATTCTTATAGGTCTCTGCATAGGTGTATTGCCAGACCAGTTCTCCACTTGCATCAGTTCTCACTAACCAGGCATGTAGATCGGTATCGCCGGAAAAAACGAAACCACCATCTGCAAGTTCCCGAACAGAATACGCTTTGTTGCTGCAATTCTGTTTGTAATACATGTTGGACCACATGAGATCACCATCGGAACTCAAGCGGAGCAGACAGGCCGCTACACCGACTCTTCCGGCTACAATGAAACCCCCATCGCTGGTCGAAGCGCATGAGAATGCATCGGCAAGGAGCGTATCCGTAGTCTTACTCCAAACGACAATACCGTTGTCATCGATGCGGATCAGCATCATTCCATTGATCAACGGCGATGTCAAGCCCATTGTACCCGAAATGAGATAACCACCACC
The nucleotide sequence above comes from Flavobacteriales bacterium. Encoded proteins:
- a CDS encoding T9SS type A sorting domain-containing protein, which codes for MNVIPTFSNALLSVAVLFAFGVQAQVQLGNDIDGEAEGDRSGRVVSMPDLYTVAIGASGNSDAGSDAGHVRVYAWISGSWVQKGADIDGPAIADNDGWSVSMPNPDMVAIGATEYNLLGTRPGHVRIFEWSGSAWLQKGSTLLGEGLGDGFGGQVSMPDAFTVAIGATFNDGNGANAGHVRIYTWNGMDWEQKGTDIDGEAAGDNAGWDVCMPDANTVAIGAPYNDGAATNAGHARIFEWDGSAWIQKGSAIEGEATFTGWGARLAMPSANTLAVGSAYDDTNGTNAGSVRIYDWNGTSWVEKGNGIFGEAEDDLMGGGGISMPNANTIAIGTGNNDGNGSDAGHVRIFQYNGSAWVQAGVDIDGEATGDRSGDLAISMPDLNTVAIGGMYNDGNGSNSGHVRVYSLSTITSMDNTFGTTTSIQPNPTNGMLTINLGTYNTPVRVTLRDAQGRALNTTTYNNVQPITLPIEGVPGIYFVELHNQNNTITRMVLKQ
- a CDS encoding T9SS type A sorting domain-containing protein, whose product is MRASVIRTLAILCALAPASVVYGQCTNYTITVGGGFYDYEIDWELVNDLGVVVATGLAPTTITTCQPDGCYQFNLYDTFGDGWNGATYTVAVTATGVVVGTGTLGNGSFGTMQVSLGGGCSSGNCDQYTMVVTAGLYPTEISWNLINGANTVASGFAPTTLSLCLDTGCITLQMFDDFGDGWDGATWTLNDDLGNPVQTGQLSTGAFGQSTFPLGVPATNCTNSGPVTASDCPDAVNICTNVSFAIDPNGIGTMNEIPPLGSYGNPLLTWGDGTLSPWGSDNEGCLQNNELNSTWMVVNISQGGLLEFTFGGLGTQAGFYDWIMYPYSAGTCSDIPANAQAPVTCNWNWVSFGGTGLASTVPGGGDPGNYEPPLAVQTGEQYLICFSNWSSVSTVVPLQFGGTAVVSCEPVVLPIELLSFETMTITDGVELNWVTASEMNTSHFVVQRSADLIDWQPIGELGAAGSSFTTLDYRFMDTDPKDGVNYYRLRMVDLDGTEEFTPIAQATWGAKELFAYPNPNDGTFRVHGVGGTFEVIDATGRSVHSLVLNPGSADPIMHLNAPGIYTLVNSDGSTNATTRIVVFE
- a CDS encoding CPBP family intramembrane metalloprotease, whose protein sequence is MRPPNLTNWQIIVLTATLFSLVHYPFVWLMIPTFVLALVYGYLFLKERNIYVLGFFHGWLGAICFYTIVDRDPFVEIFLR
- a CDS encoding T9SS type A sorting domain-containing protein → MNRSLTFISAVLLNGVLSHSQTFKNSIEDANGRAIANTADGGFVLAGINWTHSVTGDMYLVRTNANGEVQWSRTFGGSERDYCAAVEETNDGGSMMVGSTESFGALGRDVYVVKTNTTGNVLWSRTYGGPYDDDGSAMVLTSDGGAIIAGTAVTTSDPSTGASAYVIRIDASGDTLWTNTYDTGSGNGASWICPASGGGYLISGTMGLTSPLINGMMLIRIDDNGIVVWSKTTDTLLADAFSCASTSDGGFIVAGRVGVAACLLRLSSDGDLMWSNMYYKQNCSNKAYSVRELADGGFVFSGDTDLHAWLVRTDASGELVWQYTYAETYKNYNQVVITNNGGFAVGGEIVEPTVQGMLHLRTDADGSTTCLPKTPPIIVEIPAFALSAPLVSVGSFGAVRIPNTVVGEGSERVELCPTFTGTQDIESTQRISLFPNPVTNEFTIKAELNVIALEIVDHTGRMVRIVNWIHGQNKVDVNELSPGHYLLRMIHREGSSIASFVKE